A single region of the Apodemus sylvaticus chromosome 7, mApoSyl1.1, whole genome shotgun sequence genome encodes:
- the LOC127690225 gene encoding prostate and testis expressed protein 14-like — protein MTKHIFLLLLGLFLLVISLQALTCVTCDRFTSQGICERGEGCCQAKPGEKCALLTTFKDGKILFGNQRCANICFNGTIKNGNQTVIMKCCKKKSFCNQI, from the exons ATGACAAAGCACATCTTTCTGCTCCTGCTGGGCCTGTTTTTGCTGGTGATCTCCCTGCAAG CTTTGACATGTGTCACATGTGATAGGTTTACTTCTCAGGGGATTTGTGAGCGTGGAGAAGGCTGCTGTCAGGCTAAACCTGGTGAGAAGTGTGCCTTGCTCACAACCTTTAAAG ATGGCAAAATTCTGTTTGGGAACCAGAGATGTGCTAACATTTGCTTCAATGGGACTATTAAGAATGGAAATCAGACAGTAATAATGAAGTGTTGCAAGAAAAAGTCTTTCTGCAATCAAATATAA